The Sphingopyxis sp. YR583 DNA segment CGAAAGCTGGAGCGTGCTGCGCCGCTTCGCTGATGACGCCTATGACCGGCTGATCGGCAAGGCATCGGTCGCACCTGATGCAGTGACCGAAGAGGGCGCCGAATGACCCATCGCACGGTCCACGAATGGGGCTGTGTCTCGGTGGGTGACGACGGTTTTACTCGTAGTCAGGCCGATGCTCTCTTGGCGACCGCTCGTGCGCATCGCCTCGGCGGCACCGATGGCACCGACATATTGTGCGATCATCATCGGCATTTGCGAGCCCGCCAGATGGTCGGCGTCATCGCGGCGCGTGGCGCCAGCCTAGAAATCCTGCCCAAGGTTGACCCGGCTATTTCTGACGACGCCCCGTCGACCGTCCGCGGCCGGTTGATGCATATGCTCAATGTTGCAGTGGGGCTCGATATTTCGGCCGGCGAGGCGTCGGCGATGTCCCATCGTGCCGACAGCCTGCTCGACCTGTTCATCACATTGTTCGCCGATCGGTTGCTTTCGGAAGTTCGTCGCGGGTTGCCGCGGCAATATAAGCATGTTGAGGACGACCTGTTGGCGCTCCGCGGACGCTTGGACATCATACGGCAGTTCACGGTTCATGCCGTCCGCCCTGATCGTCTCGCTTGCCGGTTCGACGCATTGTCGGTCGACATACCTCTGATGCAGATCATGAAGGCGTGCGTGCTATTTGTTTCTCGGCACACGCAATCAATGGCGACGCAGCGTAAACTCGCCGAACTTCGTTTTTTGCTCGACGAGGTGCGAACAATCACGCCGAGCGCGCTGCCGTGGAAACGGGTTCGCATCGACCGGGCGAGCCGGCGGTGGAGTTCCTTGCTGGAACTCGCGCGGTTGCTCCTTGGCCAGCGTTGGCAGGAGACCCATGCCGCAAGTCATGAACCCGAAGGCATTTCAGTGCTCTTTCCCATGAACGATCTGTTCGAAGCCTATGTGGCTGTCCAGCTCCGCCGGGCTCTCGCCGATAGTGGGCTGGATGTCGTGACGCAGGGCGGCCTTCGCTATTGCCTTGGTCCATGGCGGGAAGGCGAGGATACGGTCGGGACCAGCTTTTCAACCCGGCCCGACATATTGGTACGACGCGGCAGCGAGGTCGAAATTATCCTAGATACCAAGTGGAAGAACCTGACCAACGGTGTGAGCCAGGCCGATGTCTATCAGATGATGGCCTATGCTCGGATTTACCATTCGCCTCGTCTTGTTCTTCTGTACCCCGCCGTACCGGGCGCAAACGGCCGAGAAGTTGAGATGCATGGACTCGCAAGTGGTCGCGAACGGTTGGAGATTGCAACCGTGGCGGTCGACGGTAGCGAGGCTGAATTGCGCGAGGAGCTGAGGCACCTGATATTTCCTCGCATGCACGCCTGAGGCGCTCGGCCCAGAATATCCTCAAGCCGGAAAGCGCTGAAGAGCAGAGTAAGCATCGAAGCCAACGCTTCGCGCCGTCACTAGTGAATGACCGCTTTCGGGCACAGCGTGTTCAGGACCGCAACGACCAATATCAGGCGAATGCCGACCGGCGGTTTTTTAACGCGCCGTCCAATTGATCGCTTTCGCCCTTCGACGCCTCAGGTTGGCCGCAAATCGATCTGGGGTAGGCTTCGATTGAGTTGAGCAATAGAAAGCCCAAAAATGTTCGCGTTGTATTGCCACCGCACAAACTGCTCTAATAGCAGGCGATTTTCAGCCTCAAGTTGGGCGACTTGGTTTGAGAGACGTGAAATACGATCTTGTGCCGCTCGCATGCTAATCGAGGAAGCAGTGTAGCCGGATTCAACCTGGAGACGATCCTTGGTCGTACTAAACGCGATCGCGATACGCGCCGTTCTCGCAAGTGTTTGCCGCGCGGGTCGCCGGAAAATCAGCCCCTCGCATCTCTTGGATAACATCTCCCATGAAAGCGGTCCCTTCCATCCCGCAAGGAGGTCAACAATCTTTTTGATCTCGGAATCTGTAAGTTTCCTCGCCATCATTCCGCACCGAGCGAAGGAAGGCGGGGCTGGATGATCTGGTCATATCCTCTATGAATCAATGCCCTGCGCGCAGGGCTGAATTCTTTAGGATTTGCAATGCGAATGATTGATCCGTCGGGTATTTCCGGATCCTGCATAATCTCTATCAAACTTTGAAGCCTGGCGTGCGTCTCACTTTGTACACGAGTCCAAGGATCTGCCCCGTACGCGCCCTCTGCCGCCCCTTCTTTCGCCTTCTCCATCTCCTTTTCGACCAGCTCTAGCTGTTGCCTGAGTCCCTGAAGGCGCCCGTCACCTTTTACGCAAACCTGTTCTGTGCAACTCAGGCAGTCACGGAATCGTTGGCAGGGGGACATCACGAAATCGTGAATGCAGAACCCGAACTCTGTAATATGTGCGGTTGGCTTCTCCAACGCGTTGAATTCCGCCGTCGTCATTGGAAGGGCAGCTTTAATCTGCTCGGCGATCTCGAGTTCTGACTTACTTCGAACAAGCGTGGGATCGTGCTCGCGGAGCATGGCGACCAGCTCAAACTCTGACCGATGATCGTAAGCTCTATTTTGCTTTACGTCCTTAGATCCTCGCCAACGGGCAATTTCGGAACTGGGTAGTCCACCTCGATGAGCGAATGTCGTGATCAAATGCCGAAATTGATGAGATGTCACTTTCAGGCGATGCTCTCGTCCAGCGTTAAAGCCATGGCGATCAAAAAAACTGGCGCTTGCCTTCTCTAGGCTGTCGGTGAGTTTATCGTTCAAACTGTTATTGTTAGGGCGCCACAAGCTAAGTTCGACACTAGAATGGGAATATGCAATTTGATTTTGCTTAAAGCAGAATAGATTATCGCTAAATTTTACGACTTTATCTTTAGAAATATAGGGGAAGAATCGATTTTCCCTGATCACTTCAGCGCGAAGCCAAGCCGAAAAATTAGCGACCGTAGTCATTCGAAATGAACCAGCCTTTTGAAATTGGAGTCCTTTTAACGAACGGAATTTTCCAATCAGCTCT contains these protein-coding regions:
- a CDS encoding McrC family protein yields the protein MTHRTVHEWGCVSVGDDGFTRSQADALLATARAHRLGGTDGTDILCDHHRHLRARQMVGVIAARGASLEILPKVDPAISDDAPSTVRGRLMHMLNVAVGLDISAGEASAMSHRADSLLDLFITLFADRLLSEVRRGLPRQYKHVEDDLLALRGRLDIIRQFTVHAVRPDRLACRFDALSVDIPLMQIMKACVLFVSRHTQSMATQRKLAELRFLLDEVRTITPSALPWKRVRIDRASRRWSSLLELARLLLGQRWQETHAASHEPEGISVLFPMNDLFEAYVAVQLRRALADSGLDVVTQGGLRYCLGPWREGEDTVGTSFSTRPDILVRRGSEVEIILDTKWKNLTNGVSQADVYQMMAYARIYHSPRLVLLYPAVPGANGREVEMHGLASGRERLEIATVAVDGSEAELREELRHLIFPRMHA
- a CDS encoding integrase, producing the protein MADVLVFIPQHELTASANMAEFIRMCREDLTLFGPNLDWSNSVWREAKVTFGNIDQSSVIGGVTQPLAQPFCDFAKAYFRYRHTHAPNEHKAELRALKCVERALIEQTDAADPSTINISVLDAAAQIARNCYEAPYAPGREIARLAQFLAEHRLVAHSLDWKSPIRRPIDTVRTGAKAKERREAKLPDPEAVHAIASIFARGPTHAADIFVTSAAAMLLCAPSRISEILELHVDCEVEERKRDGSTAYGWAFRPKKGGAPMIKWIPAPMVDIAKLSIARLREISAPAREFARWVESGDTHSFPGFSAHAGVDGLLSRTAIKELIGKFRSLKGLQFQKAGSFRMTTVANFSAWLRAEVIRENRFFPYISKDKVVKFSDNLFCFKQNQIAYSHSSVELSLWRPNNNSLNDKLTDSLEKASASFFDRHGFNAGREHRLKVTSHQFRHLITTFAHRGGLPSSEIARWRGSKDVKQNRAYDHRSEFELVAMLREHDPTLVRSKSELEIAEQIKAALPMTTAEFNALEKPTAHITEFGFCIHDFVMSPCQRFRDCLSCTEQVCVKGDGRLQGLRQQLELVEKEMEKAKEGAAEGAYGADPWTRVQSETHARLQSLIEIMQDPEIPDGSIIRIANPKEFSPARRALIHRGYDQIIQPRLPSLGAE